From the ANME-2 cluster archaeon genome, one window contains:
- a CDS encoding phosphoribosylaminoimidazolesuccinocarboxamide synthase produces the protein MKKTDELYSGKAKTIYRTEDPNLLIMDFRDSLTAFDGEKKAEVPKKGYYNAQISKKVFELLEENGIKTHYREMVSDHEMLVDTVQIILVEVIVRNIAAGSMTRKYPFEESQVLDEPVIVMDYKDDSRHDPMLNEDIAVALGLATREELAQIRETALKINDILRSYLDERGLILPDFKVEFGRRGSEIVLGDEISCDTCRLWDKETGNSLDKDVFRFDKGDLAAAYREVARRIVPELFV, from the coding sequence GTGAAGAAGACAGACGAGTTGTATTCAGGAAAGGCAAAGACTATTTACCGCACCGAAGACCCGAATCTGTTGATAATGGATTTCAGGGACAGCCTTACAGCGTTTGACGGGGAAAAGAAAGCTGAAGTGCCGAAGAAAGGGTATTATAATGCCCAGATATCCAAAAAGGTATTCGAACTTCTGGAAGAGAATGGTATCAAGACCCATTACCGGGAGATGGTGTCCGACCACGAGATGCTTGTGGATACCGTTCAGATTATCCTGGTAGAGGTGATCGTCCGCAATATTGCTGCTGGTTCTATGACCCGCAAGTATCCTTTTGAGGAGAGCCAGGTACTGGATGAACCTGTGATCGTGATGGACTATAAGGACGATTCGCGCCATGACCCCATGCTCAACGAGGATATTGCCGTGGCGCTGGGGCTTGCAACCAGGGAAGAACTTGCACAGATACGGGAAACCGCGCTTAAAATTAATGATATCCTGAGGTCATACCTGGATGAGCGGGGATTGATCCTGCCGGATTTCAAGGTTGAGTTCGGGCGCAGGGGTAGTGAGATTGTGCTGGGTGATGAGATATCCTGTGATACCTGCCGGCTGTGGGATAAGGAGACCGGGAATTCGCTGGACAAGGATGTGTTCAGGTTCGATAAAGGTGACCTGGCTGCGGCTTACAGGGAAGTTGCGCGCAGGATCGTGCCTGAACTATTTGTGTGA
- a CDS encoding RimK family alpha-L-glutamate ligase: MRRIGIAVTDPQDWTARALYEAVGRAGGSPFVFRLHDVTTRMLGETELVAGDMNLGSLDAVIVRDVGGGGSSGGTDTEGMSYRFDVLCNLDEQGITIVNPPMAIQGAANKYLSSYLFKQQGLSTPDTILTSDLDTAVNVVRDWGKAVIKPIFGFKGLDIQCVVDDDSSKTRLMKHLERRGVLYLQQYIPNPGRDIRVFVVDGQVSGAIYRNAPPGSWINNLSQGGAPEHCPMSPEIKELACRAVRAVGAVYAGVDLIEGEEGLSILEVNGTPSGRGIFEACGIDVTADIVRYVMREVDG; encoded by the coding sequence GTGAGACGTATCGGCATAGCTGTTACCGACCCTCAGGACTGGACAGCCCGTGCATTATATGAAGCAGTGGGCAGAGCAGGTGGGTCACCTTTTGTGTTCAGGTTGCATGATGTTACCACCCGGATGCTGGGGGAGACGGAACTGGTGGCAGGGGATATGAACCTCGGGTCGCTGGATGCGGTCATTGTGCGCGATGTAGGCGGGGGTGGTAGTAGTGGTGGCACTGATACTGAAGGGATGTCCTACCGGTTCGATGTACTGTGCAATCTGGATGAACAGGGGATAACGATTGTAAATCCGCCCATGGCTATTCAGGGGGCGGCCAATAAATACCTGTCATCGTACCTGTTCAAGCAACAGGGCCTATCCACTCCCGATACTATTCTCACTTCTGACCTTGATACAGCGGTCAATGTAGTCAGGGATTGGGGGAAGGCTGTGATAAAACCTATATTTGGTTTTAAGGGCCTGGATATTCAATGCGTGGTGGACGATGATAGTTCAAAAACACGACTCATGAAGCACCTGGAGCGCAGGGGGGTATTATACCTGCAGCAGTATATACCGAATCCGGGACGGGATATCAGGGTATTTGTGGTGGACGGACAGGTATCAGGAGCTATATACCGAAATGCTCCTCCCGGTTCATGGATAAACAATTTATCACAGGGTGGAGCACCCGAACATTGCCCAATGTCACCTGAGATAAAAGAGCTGGCATGCAGAGCTGTAAGGGCTGTAGGTGCGGTGTATGCCGGGGTGGACCTTATAGAAGGGGAGGAAGGGTTGAGTATCCTTGAGGTGAACGGTACGCCATCGGGCAGGGGTATATTTGAAGCATGCGGTATTGACGTGACCGCTGATATTGTCAGGTATGTGATGAGGGAAGTTGATGGGTAG
- a CDS encoding DUF434 domain-containing protein, with protein MTGAHIPGEDRAVYDIRFLLERGYPRASAITYVCNHYRLDITIRHVFGRVIYTDSVARARKSKTIEWRELAGEEIWVDGYNVLIGVESALKGEPVYLCDDGFIRDTRGVFRNYRCSDETVKALDSILGQLSHCESGRVEFLFDSQISRSGDLAKWVGERIGTFGINGHARTSRHVDHDLKHCRKIVATSDGTIIDAVNTVVNIQARVLEELNRSPVMIGGLLS; from the coding sequence ATGACTGGGGCTCATATTCCTGGTGAGGACAGGGCTGTATATGATATCAGATTCCTGCTGGAAAGGGGGTATCCACGGGCCAGTGCAATTACGTATGTGTGTAATCATTACCGACTGGATATCACTATCCGTCATGTGTTCGGCAGGGTCATCTACACTGATAGCGTAGCCAGGGCACGGAAAAGTAAGACCATTGAATGGAGGGAATTGGCTGGTGAAGAAATTTGGGTGGACGGGTATAATGTACTTATCGGTGTGGAATCCGCACTCAAAGGTGAACCGGTTTACCTTTGTGATGATGGGTTTATCAGGGATACCAGGGGCGTGTTCAGGAATTACCGGTGCTCTGATGAGACAGTAAAGGCATTGGATTCCATACTCGGACAGCTGTCACATTGTGAATCGGGCAGGGTGGAGTTCCTCTTTGACAGCCAGATCAGCAGGAGCGGGGACCTGGCGAAATGGGTAGGTGAAAGGATAGGAACATTCGGTATTAATGGCCATGCCAGGACTTCCAGGCACGTTGATCATGACCTCAAGCATTGCAGGAAGATAGTGGCCACTTCGGACGGTACTATTATTGATGCAGTAAATACCGTGGTGAATATCCAGGCCAGGGTGCTGGAAGAATTGAATAGAAGCCCGGTCATGATAGGGGGATTGCTGTCGTGA
- a CDS encoding mRNA surveillance protein pelota, whose protein sequence is MKVTKRNLKGRDGEIALTPESLDDLWHLKYIVEPGDLVFALTKRKVEGATDKLRPEKMEKKPMRLGVRIENIEFHKFSNRLRLHGVIESGQDVSAYHTLNIEEGTNLSVTKTWKSDQLERIKEAEAAAKRPRVVILTIEEGEASIGLLRQFGVEDYSHVKTGSGKGESSHREDFFAQVIAQLEQAAGGSEAVIVAGPGFTKDDFLKTLKTNKPELAARARTEDTITIGVSGYQEVLRRGAVDRIVEESRIAREAMLLEELMERIATDGAVAYGWDAVSRARDMGAVGTLLITDELLREGREKGENIDAFILSIEQSRGKVVVFSTEFEPGHRLHGLGGIAALLRFKMEY, encoded by the coding sequence ATGAAAGTAACCAAAAGGAACCTCAAAGGCAGGGACGGCGAGATCGCTCTTACACCGGAGTCCCTTGACGACCTGTGGCACCTGAAATATATTGTTGAGCCAGGCGATCTGGTTTTCGCGCTTACCAAACGTAAGGTGGAGGGAGCTACCGATAAGCTCAGACCTGAAAAGATGGAGAAAAAACCCATGCGTCTGGGGGTGCGCATAGAAAACATCGAGTTCCACAAATTCTCAAACCGGTTGCGCCTGCATGGCGTGATCGAGAGCGGGCAGGATGTAAGTGCCTATCACACCCTGAATATTGAAGAAGGTACGAATCTTTCGGTAACAAAAACCTGGAAGAGCGACCAGCTTGAGCGAATAAAGGAAGCTGAAGCTGCAGCAAAACGTCCCCGGGTGGTCATCCTGACCATTGAAGAGGGGGAGGCGTCCATCGGACTTCTTAGGCAGTTCGGGGTTGAGGATTATTCACATGTCAAAACCGGGTCAGGTAAAGGCGAATCCAGCCACAGGGAAGATTTTTTTGCCCAGGTCATTGCCCAGCTTGAACAGGCTGCAGGCGGGAGTGAAGCCGTTATCGTGGCCGGGCCAGGATTTACGAAAGACGATTTCCTCAAAACCCTGAAAACAAACAAACCCGAACTGGCAGCCAGGGCCCGGACCGAAGATACCATAACCATCGGCGTTTCCGGTTACCAGGAAGTGCTTCGGCGGGGTGCTGTTGACAGGATAGTGGAAGAGTCAAGGATTGCCAGGGAAGCAATGCTCCTGGAAGAGTTGATGGAGCGCATCGCAACCGACGGGGCCGTAGCTTACGGGTGGGATGCAGTGAGCCGGGCCAGGGATATGGGTGCAGTGGGTACGCTGCTTATCACTGATGAACTGCTCAGGGAGGGACGGGAGAAAGGGGAAAATATTGATGCATTCATCCTGAGCATTGAACAAAGCCGGGGCAAAGTGGTGGTGTTCAGTACCGAATTCGAACCCGGTCACAGGCTGCACGGTCTGGGCGGAATTGCTGCACTATTACGGTTCAAAATGGAGTATTGA
- a CDS encoding DHH family phosphoesterase, which produces MEVDESGFYNRLLDYNNILFLCHRNADPDAIGSAYTLAQSLGGTVGIVDGCNRVAATLIKTLDIEVIEMPDTSDYDLTVVVDTSTLAQLNGIVLKEYAVIDHHSTCAIKDDAEFYIHRTASSTAEIVFDILTFMEAPVMRKSAIALIAGIITDTGNFKYANPDSFRTLAEIIEASGVEYGEVVDLLASTPQDISMRIALLKAALRAQVHRKGDWLIVTSTISSFGGTAAGILTHVGADVSFVGADKDGIVRISGRARRNAIDAGVNLGQILDEVSKQFCGTGGGHDGAAGLDVEGGDVQEILKTCVDVTISKLP; this is translated from the coding sequence ATGGAAGTAGATGAGTCCGGTTTTTATAATCGGCTCCTGGATTATAATAATATATTATTTCTGTGCCACCGCAACGCTGACCCCGATGCGATTGGCAGTGCCTATACCTTAGCTCAATCTCTGGGTGGCACTGTTGGAATAGTCGATGGTTGCAACCGGGTAGCTGCTACGTTAATCAAGACACTGGATATTGAAGTTATTGAAATGCCCGATACTTCAGACTATGACCTGACTGTGGTTGTGGATACCAGTACGCTGGCCCAGTTGAATGGAATCGTACTGAAAGAATATGCAGTTATCGACCACCATTCCACCTGTGCTATTAAGGATGATGCCGAGTTCTACATACACCGTACCGCCAGTTCGACTGCAGAGATCGTTTTTGATATTCTCACGTTCATGGAAGCTCCTGTGATGAGGAAATCTGCCATTGCGCTCATAGCCGGCATCATTACCGACACGGGTAATTTCAAATACGCAAATCCTGATTCGTTCAGGACGCTTGCAGAAATTATCGAGGCCAGTGGTGTGGAATATGGCGAAGTGGTAGACCTGCTGGCATCAACCCCCCAGGATATCAGCATGAGGATAGCCTTACTTAAAGCAGCACTGAGGGCACAGGTACATCGCAAAGGTGACTGGCTTATCGTTACCAGTACCATTAGTTCATTTGGAGGAACAGCAGCCGGTATATTGACACATGTAGGGGCAGATGTTTCCTTTGTGGGTGCCGACAAAGATGGTATTGTCAGAATTAGCGGCAGGGCAAGGCGTAATGCCATTGATGCAGGGGTAAACCTTGGCCAGATACTGGATGAGGTCAGTAAACAGTTCTGCGGCACAGGTGGCGGACATGACGGGGCTGCCGGGCTGGATGTGGAAGGCGGGGATGTACAGGAGATCCTGAAAACCTGCGTGGATGTCACAATAAGTAAACTACCGTAA
- a CDS encoding prefoldin subunit beta has translation MSGELPPQVQNQIAQIQQVQQQAQVLAQQKNQLEIMLKESEMALEELEKLGNDVPVYKNVGNLMIKTDMVKTTEELKEKKVTLGLRLQTINRQEERIHKRFTQLQDQLKTSVGSPAMNAE, from the coding sequence ATGAGCGGAGAATTACCACCCCAGGTCCAAAACCAGATTGCACAAATACAGCAGGTTCAACAACAAGCGCAGGTTCTGGCACAACAGAAAAACCAGCTTGAGATCATGTTGAAAGAATCTGAGATGGCACTTGAAGAGCTTGAAAAGCTTGGAAATGATGTGCCGGTCTATAAAAATGTGGGCAACCTGATGATAAAAACAGATATGGTTAAAACAACGGAAGAACTGAAGGAAAAGAAAGTGACTTTAGGTCTCAGACTTCAGACCATAAACCGGCAGGAAGAACGAATCCACAAGAGATTCACCCAATTACAGGACCAGTTGAAGACTTCTGTTGGCTCTCCAGCAATGAATGCTGAATAA
- a CDS encoding DNA-directed RNA polymerase subunit P, which yields MGYICTRCKHSVEIDYEVMGIRCQYCGHRILIKERPTLIKKVEAV from the coding sequence ATGGGATATATATGTACAAGGTGTAAGCATTCGGTGGAGATAGACTACGAAGTAATGGGTATCCGGTGCCAATACTGCGGGCACAGGATTCTGATAAAAGAGAGACCTACCCTTATCAAGAAGGTAGAAGCGGTTTAG
- a CDS encoding 50S ribosomal protein L37ae: MAKKYTRKGHKTRSAGRFGVRYGRKVRKLVANIEERMRQDYKCPKCGLMTIRRTDTGIWNCKKCDHTFTGGTYVPNTSMGLAVTRSVKKAMETGIMFEDLEPESGEMELEQTNQGFNAN; encoded by the coding sequence ATGGCAAAGAAATACACGCGAAAAGGTCATAAAACACGTTCAGCAGGCAGGTTTGGTGTCCGTTACGGTAGAAAGGTCCGTAAACTGGTAGCAAATATCGAAGAGCGCATGAGACAGGATTACAAGTGTCCAAAGTGTGGTTTGATGACAATACGCCGCACTGATACTGGCATTTGGAACTGCAAGAAGTGCGACCATACGTTCACTGGAGGTACATATGTGCCAAATACGTCCATGGGTCTTGCAGTAACCCGGTCCGTTAAGAAGGCTATGGAGACTGGTATCATGTTCGAGGACCTGGAACCAGAATCCGGTGAAATGGAACTGGAACAAACAAACCAAGGCTTTAATGCCAATTGA
- a CDS encoding exosome complex protein Rrp42 produces the protein MNKQIVSIVQKDQLIRLMLKGERLDGRKPEETRNIFIETGIIDKAEGSARVEIGDTKIIAGVKIQPGTPFPDTPDVGVIITSLELIPLASPEFESGPPRENAIELARVTDRGVRESGAIDLKKLCIKEGEQVWMVFIDVHVLDDGGNLNDAASLGAIAALLTATIPGERYGIGEDMPLPMRDIPVSVTAVDIGGGIVFDPSMEEERVADCKLTVISNQEGAIAGMQKSGNGSLTVDQINYIVDVSCRKAQEIREKFLEI, from the coding sequence ATGAATAAACAGATCGTTTCAATAGTACAGAAAGATCAATTAATTCGTTTGATGTTGAAAGGCGAGCGACTTGACGGTCGTAAACCTGAAGAGACAAGGAACATTTTCATTGAGACGGGTATCATCGATAAGGCTGAAGGGTCTGCCCGGGTGGAGATCGGCGATACCAAGATAATTGCCGGTGTGAAGATTCAGCCCGGTACACCGTTCCCCGACACTCCTGATGTGGGTGTTATCATCACCAGTCTGGAGCTGATACCTTTAGCATCCCCTGAATTCGAATCCGGTCCTCCCAGGGAGAATGCCATTGAACTTGCCAGGGTGACTGACAGGGGTGTCCGTGAATCAGGCGCAATCGATTTAAAGAAGCTGTGCATTAAGGAGGGAGAGCAAGTCTGGATGGTCTTCATTGACGTCCATGTACTGGATGACGGTGGAAATCTCAATGATGCAGCTTCACTGGGTGCGATTGCAGCACTTCTCACAGCCACGATACCTGGTGAGCGCTATGGTATTGGCGAAGATATGCCTTTACCCATGAGAGATATACCGGTGTCAGTGACAGCAGTGGATATTGGTGGCGGGATCGTGTTCGATCCGTCCATGGAAGAGGAACGGGTTGCAGATTGCAAGCTGACCGTCATTTCCAATCAGGAAGGTGCCATCGCAGGCATGCAGAAAAGCGGAAATGGTTCGCTTACCGTTGATCAGATAAATTATATCGTAGATGTATCCTGCAGAAAAGCGCAGGAGATTAGAGAAAAATTCCTGGAGATTTAG
- a CDS encoding exosome complex exonuclease Rrp41 has translation MSDKPEKFIDENGLRLDGRKFDQIRDIKIEVGVLARADGSCYLEFGKNKVIAAVYGPREVHPRHQQESTRAIVRYKYNMASFSVEDRKRPGPDRRSTEISKVSREALEDQVFTEYFPKSAIDIFVEVLQADAGTRTAALNAASVALADAGIPMRGLVSACAFGKVDNTLVVDLNKDEDNYGQADVPIAMTPDGKITLLQMDGHLTPEELKTGLKMAQEGCRQVYEKQRQALRDHFAKMQGTIEKETEAPSVEEVVKTNENVPSEDVNTAPENLDDMVAEDSDIDKMDVEEDISEEAEESLEELDILEDDSYE, from the coding sequence ATGAGCGACAAACCAGAAAAGTTCATAGACGAAAATGGTTTACGTCTTGACGGTAGAAAATTTGACCAGATACGCGACATTAAGATTGAAGTCGGTGTACTGGCGAGAGCTGATGGTTCATGTTATCTTGAATTCGGTAAGAACAAGGTAATTGCAGCAGTTTATGGGCCCAGGGAAGTACATCCCAGACATCAACAGGAATCGACCAGGGCCATTGTGAGATATAAGTACAATATGGCTTCGTTCTCGGTAGAGGACCGAAAGCGACCCGGACCTGACCGTCGGAGCACTGAAATATCAAAGGTCAGCCGGGAAGCACTTGAGGACCAGGTTTTCACCGAATATTTCCCGAAATCCGCAATCGATATTTTTGTTGAAGTGTTGCAGGCAGATGCAGGGACCAGGACAGCTGCTCTTAACGCAGCATCTGTCGCCCTTGCCGATGCAGGTATCCCCATGCGGGGTCTGGTCAGTGCATGTGCATTTGGAAAAGTGGATAATACTCTTGTAGTGGACCTGAACAAAGATGAGGACAATTACGGACAGGCTGATGTACCTATTGCAATGACACCGGATGGAAAGATAACCCTGTTACAAATGGATGGTCACCTTACGCCTGAAGAGCTGAAGACCGGTCTTAAAATGGCGCAGGAAGGTTGCCGGCAAGTGTATGAAAAACAGAGACAGGCACTGCGGGATCATTTTGCGAAAATGCAAGGCACTATCGAAAAAGAAACTGAAGCACCGTCTGTGGAAGAGGTCGTAAAGACCAACGAAAATGTTCCATCAGAAGATGTTAATACTGCACCTGAAAATTTGGATGATATGGTTGCCGAGGATAGTGATATTGATAAAATGGATGTAGAGGAAGACATCTCCGAAGAAGCTGAGGAATCACTTGAGGAACTTGACATACTGGAGGATGATTCCTATGAATAA
- a CDS encoding exosome complex protein Rrp4, with amino-acid sequence MNKKIVVPGDFLSNDVKKAGDGTYVRDGKIYAKLYGVASEKDKVRVVPLSGIYVPSKNDMIIGTVKSVTFSNWVLDIRSPYEGWLNSSEYPKRIDSSEMSKYLTVGDSVMVMVNDLTPSMFVDLTMRNNRSMIINNGILMEISPVKVPRVIGRGGSMISMLKKETNCNIFVGQNGVVWITGKDKEIARVVEAIHVIEKEAHNQGLTERIGRLLKGKVKEQKEEPESPDILNQLLD; translated from the coding sequence ATGAATAAAAAAATAGTAGTCCCGGGCGATTTTTTATCAAATGATGTTAAGAAAGCAGGTGACGGGACCTATGTACGAGACGGGAAAATATATGCGAAATTGTATGGAGTTGCCAGTGAAAAAGATAAGGTCCGTGTAGTTCCGTTGTCGGGAATATATGTCCCATCAAAAAATGATATGATTATAGGTACAGTCAAATCGGTCACGTTCTCAAACTGGGTACTTGATATCAGGTCCCCCTATGAAGGGTGGCTTAATTCATCAGAATATCCAAAACGAATTGATTCCAGTGAAATGAGCAAATATCTGACTGTCGGGGATTCAGTAATGGTAATGGTAAATGACCTTACCCCTTCAATGTTCGTGGACCTGACCATGCGCAATAACAGATCTATGATTATCAATAACGGAATACTTATGGAGATATCACCTGTTAAAGTGCCAAGAGTGATCGGAAGGGGGGGTTCCATGATCTCCATGTTGAAAAAGGAAACGAACTGTAATATCTTTGTTGGGCAGAATGGAGTTGTCTGGATAACAGGTAAAGACAAAGAAATAGCCAGGGTAGTGGAAGCCATACATGTCATTGAAAAGGAAGCCCATAATCAAGGACTTACAGAACGTATTGGCAGGCTGTTGAAAGGGAAAGTCAAAGAGCAGAAAGAAGAGCCAGAAAGTCCGGATATTTTGAATCAACTCCTGGACTGA
- a CDS encoding ribosome assembly factor SBDS — protein MVTLDDAVIARLKKGDKQYEVLVDPDGALSLKRGDEIDIGKILAVEDIFENASRGDRPAEQDIENTFKTQDVFEIARQIILHGEIHLTTEQRKAILEEKKRRIITFIAANAINPQTRTPHPPNRIERAMEEARVHIDPLKSVDEQVTIVMKAIRPIIPIRFEEINIAVRIDMDYAPKSYGSISKFGTLSKEEWQKDGSWIGVVTIPAGMQDDFFGLVNHLTKGTAEIRILK, from the coding sequence ATGGTCACACTAGACGATGCTGTAATTGCCAGACTGAAGAAGGGGGACAAGCAGTACGAAGTGTTGGTAGACCCTGATGGAGCATTATCCTTAAAACGCGGTGATGAGATAGATATTGGAAAAATACTGGCAGTAGAAGATATATTCGAAAATGCCAGCCGGGGAGACCGACCGGCAGAACAGGATATTGAGAACACATTCAAAACACAGGATGTTTTTGAAATTGCCAGGCAGATCATCCTGCACGGCGAAATACATCTGACCACTGAGCAGCGCAAAGCCATACTTGAAGAGAAGAAACGAAGGATAATTACCTTTATTGCGGCCAATGCTATTAACCCGCAAACCAGGACACCACACCCTCCGAACCGAATTGAACGTGCAATGGAAGAAGCGCGCGTGCATATCGACCCTTTGAAAAGTGTTGATGAACAGGTAACGATAGTGATGAAGGCGATTCGACCTATCATACCTATCCGATTCGAAGAAATCAATATTGCAGTCCGGATCGATATGGATTATGCCCCAAAGTCTTATGGAAGCATATCTAAATTCGGAACGTTGAGTAAAGAAGAATGGCAAAAAGATGGTAGCTGGATCGGTGTAGTCACCATTCCTGCGGGTATGCAAGATGATTTCTTTGGTCTCGTAAATCATTTGACAAAGGGAACTGCCGAGATACGTATTTTAAAGTGA
- the psmA gene encoding archaeal proteasome endopeptidase complex subunit alpha: protein MQMAPQMGYDRAITVFSPDGRLFQVEYAREAVKRGTTAVGVKAVDGVALLVDKRVTSKLLVAESIEKIFQIDDHMGAATSGLVADARALIDRARVEAQVNKVSYDEPIGVEVLSKKICDFKQTYTQYGGVRPFGTALLIAGVEDSEARLFETDPSGALLEYKATGIGAGRAEVMEVFEEKYSDDIKLDAAIILGLEALHNTTEGRFDASTIEVGVVELQSKQFKKLEPQEVADYVKRVLDSHSDDKDSGDKSTDVKAESQKEGKEE, encoded by the coding sequence ATGCAGATGGCACCACAAATGGGCTATGACAGGGCTATCACGGTGTTTAGTCCTGACGGAAGGTTGTTCCAGGTCGAATATGCCCGCGAAGCTGTTAAGCGGGGCACCACTGCCGTGGGGGTAAAAGCCGTTGACGGCGTTGCACTGCTTGTGGATAAGCGAGTGACAAGCAAACTGCTGGTGGCAGAATCTATTGAAAAGATATTCCAGATAGATGACCACATGGGAGCTGCGACCTCAGGTTTAGTAGCCGATGCCAGGGCTCTGATAGACAGGGCGAGAGTAGAAGCACAGGTTAACAAAGTATCGTATGACGAACCCATAGGGGTAGAAGTCCTGTCTAAGAAAATTTGCGATTTCAAACAGACATATACCCAGTATGGTGGCGTAAGGCCTTTCGGTACAGCTCTTTTGATAGCCGGTGTTGAGGATAGCGAAGCAAGGCTCTTCGAAACCGACCCCAGCGGTGCACTGCTGGAATACAAGGCCACGGGTATTGGTGCAGGCCGGGCAGAGGTAATGGAAGTCTTTGAGGAAAAATATTCTGATGACATCAAACTCGATGCTGCCATAATACTGGGTCTTGAGGCTTTACACAATACCACTGAAGGAAGGTTCGATGCATCTACCATAGAAGTTGGTGTTGTAGAACTGCAATCAAAGCAGTTTAAGAAACTTGAACCCCAGGAAGTTGCCGATTATGTCAAGAGAGTATTGGATTCCCATTCTGACGATAAGGATTCTGGTGATAAGTCAACCGATGTAAAAGCAGAATCCCAGAAAGAAGGAAAAGAGGAATAA
- a CDS encoding ribonuclease P protein component 3 (Part of ribonuclease P, a protein complex which generates mature tRNA molecules by cleaving their 5'ends; archaeal RNase P has multiple protein subunits homologous to eukaryotic nuclear RNase P proteins), with protein sequence MGVLKRSRFYDLNVHSLPDCADSPSRLALEANDLGYSGICLTSFNRNNTLHKHDIPHPALKNFEVYTGIEIQVESVSKLTKEVNRLRGNVDFIIIGGGNEDINRAAVENGKVDILAHPTAQGKPLNHVLAKAAADNGVSVDFNMDALIMQRGGSRIKVLAAMRQNLVLARKHGVPMVITSNARSHYDLRTPREMMALAMFFGMTQDEALHSLSIVPQSIIRRNTDRNRIMEGVEVVE encoded by the coding sequence ATGGGTGTATTAAAGCGATCAAGATTCTACGATTTAAATGTTCACTCCCTCCCCGACTGTGCAGATTCCCCGTCCAGGTTGGCACTGGAAGCAAATGATCTGGGATATTCAGGAATTTGCCTGACCTCTTTCAACAGGAACAACACCCTTCACAAACATGATATTCCCCATCCGGCTCTCAAAAACTTTGAAGTATATACGGGTATCGAGATCCAGGTAGAAAGTGTATCAAAACTCACCAAAGAAGTAAACAGGTTGAGGGGGAATGTGGACTTTATCATCATCGGCGGGGGAAATGAAGATATAAACCGTGCTGCAGTCGAGAATGGAAAAGTGGACATCCTGGCCCACCCCACAGCTCAGGGGAAACCCCTGAACCACGTGCTTGCTAAGGCAGCTGCAGATAACGGTGTTTCCGTGGATTTCAATATGGATGCACTGATAATGCAAAGAGGCGGTAGCAGGATCAAAGTCCTGGCTGCTATGCGACAAAACCTCGTGCTTGCCAGGAAACATGGCGTACCCATGGTCATAACCAGCAATGCCAGGTCCCATTACGACCTGCGCACCCCAAGGGAGATGATGGCACTGGCCATGTTCTTTGGAATGACACAGGATGAAGCACTGCATTCACTTTCGATAGTGCCGCAAAGTATTATCAGGCGTAATACAGACCGCAACCGGATCATGGAAGGCGTGGAGGTAGTGGAATGA
- a CDS encoding exosome subunit, translated as MMHYIALRTTAQATEDPEKVRSALDLFLPSYDSEKDGSDIVHETVAQGYHGNPIIVMEAEVKKKKDCQYITDLIRQNLGVAGIERLINELPRRVDDDCNLFIRFDKQEAYHGKLVITSSSDAVLLRIKIEVYPARREAAIEAAREMFGKED; from the coding sequence ATGATGCATTATATCGCCCTGCGAACCACTGCCCAGGCAACGGAAGACCCGGAAAAGGTCAGGTCAGCCCTGGATTTATTTCTCCCGTCGTATGATTCCGAAAAGGATGGTTCTGACATAGTTCACGAAACCGTTGCACAAGGGTATCATGGTAATCCTATTATCGTAATGGAAGCTGAAGTGAAAAAGAAAAAAGACTGCCAGTATATAACTGACCTTATCAGGCAAAACCTGGGAGTTGCCGGCATAGAGAGACTCATCAATGAACTGCCACGCAGGGTGGATGATGATTGCAACCTGTTCATACGGTTTGACAAACAGGAAGCATACCATGGCAAACTGGTAATAACCAGCTCATCAGATGCCGTGCTTTTAAGAATCAAGATTGAAGTATATCCGGCCAGGCGCGAAGCTGCAATTGAAGCGGCCAGGGAAATGTTTGGCAAAGAGGACTGA